The Octopus bimaculoides isolate UCB-OBI-ISO-001 chromosome 13, ASM119413v2, whole genome shotgun sequence genome includes a window with the following:
- the LOC106871433 gene encoding brain tumor protein gives MSSPTLSQSGSTSSDCELLCETTGLCTKCPSCLEMYIMPKVLDCFHTFCLPCLEKSQDDPSKIICSECSFVTHLPHGTLDLATDYAISNVLESSVLRCSVQCTGCKNTDKIAVAKCYNCANLLCANCVMAHQFMHCFEGHKVLNFTEIHELPDDYSPSERCVTCPKHPYKVLQSFCVTCNIPVCKDCAISEHNSGHDCQVLLDVVDNELEKLQQLQIKVKSRSKDLETISDKLKDIDFQLCSQYHKIQNDISTTYNYFQTVLDERKQELLQELEDTFSSKIMVLNKTDSKIQQTISQISHGCQFIKKLTKYANASEMLLIKCFIEQQFQRILEYYPNLHCQEFDFEFLSNFSAIRAGVQNTFGYIHQTGDFDATDWNVEPTRCPRRPYKTPDSKQFSCHSQQYNSPEKVYEKWNGALDVSNEESVYTSPNNLLEFKTKLINTSFSTSSKPQIRRQKMIYHCKFGEFGTLDGQFTEPSGVAVNAQNDIVIADTNNHRIQIFDKDGRFKFQFGECGKRDGQLLYPNRVAIVKSSGDIVVTERSPTHQVQIYNQYGQFIRKFGSCVLQHPRGITVDVKGRIVIVECKVMRVIIFDQFGAVINKFGCSQHLEFPNGVVVNDKEEIFISDNRAHCVKVFDYAGVFLRQVGGEGITNYPIGVGINSNGAIVIADNHNNFNVTIFTQSGQLINALESKVKHAQCFDVALLNGSSIILASKDYRIYIYRYSNYRQHSVL, from the coding sequence ATGTCTTCACCAACCTTATCGCAGAGTGGATCGACTTCATCTGACTGTGAACTCCTTTGTGAAACCACTGGTTTATGTACCAAATGTCCCTCTTGCTTGGAGATGTATATAATGCCCAAAGTTCTTGATTGTTTTCATACATTTTGTCTTCCTTGTTTAGAAAAGAGTCAGGATGATCCAAGCAAGATCATCTGCTCAGAATGTTCTTTTGTAACCCATCTACCCCATGGTACTCTGGATTTGGCAACTGATTATGCTATTAGTAATGTTCTTGAGTCTTCGGTGCTACGTTGTTCAGTACAATGTACCGGTTGTAAAAACACAGATAAGATAGCTGTTGCTAAATGCTATAATTGTGCCAATCTCCTTTGTGCCAACTGTGTCATGGCACATCAGTTCATGCATTGCTTTGAAGGTCATAAAGTGTTGAATTTTACTGAAATACACGAGCTTCCCGATGACTATTCACCGTCCGAAAGATGTGTAACCTGTCCCAAACACCCATACAAAGTGCTGCAATCCTTCTGCGTGACTTGCAATATTCCTGTTTGTAAAGATTGTGCAATATCTGAGCATAATTCTGGCCATGATTGTCAGGTGTTGTtagatgttgttgataatgaacTTGAGAAACTCCAGCAACTACAGATCAAAGTAAAATCCAGATCAAAAGACCTTGAAACTATTTCTGACAAACTGAAAGACATTGATTTTCAGTTATGTTCACAATATCACAAAATCCAAAATGATATCAGTACGACTTATAATTACTTTCAAACAGTTTTGGATGAACGTAAACAGGAATTGCTACAAGAACTCGAAGACACATTTAGTAGCAAGATCATGGTTTTAAATAAGACAGACTCTAAAATCCAGCAAACCATTTCTCAAATCTCTCATGGTTGTCAGTTTATTAAAAAACTGACCAAATATGCTAATGCTTCTGAGATGttgttaataaaatgttttattgagcAACAATTTCAGAGAATTCTGGAATATTATCCAAATCTACATTGTCAAGAATTTGATTTTGAATTCTTATCTAATTTCTCAGCCATTCGAGCTGGTGTTCAAAATACATTTGGTTATATTCATCAAACTGGTGACTTCGATGCAACTGATTGGAACGTGGAGCCTACAAGATGCCCAAGAAGACCATATAAAACTCCAGACAGTAAACAATTCTCTTGCCACAGTCAACAGTATAACTCTCCAGAAAAGGTCTATGAGAAATGGAATGGTGCCTTAGATGTTTCAAACGAAGAATCTGTTTATACATCACCTAACAATTTGTTAGAGTTCAaaactaaattaataaatactTCCTTTTCTACGTCCTCAAAACCACAGATAAGACGTCAAAAAATGATTTATCATTGTAAGTTTGGTGAATTTGGAACCCTTGATGGCCAATTTACAGAACCAAGTGGTGTGGCTGTCAATGCTCAAAATGACATTGTCATTGCTGATACAAATAACCACCGCATTCAAATATTTGACAAAGACGGTCGGTTCAAGTTTCAATTTGGTGAATGTGGCAAAAGGGATGGCCAGCTTCTGTATCCCAATAGAGTAGCGATTGTGAAGTCATCAGGAGATATAGTTGTTACAGAGAGGAGTCCAACCCATCAGGTTCAAATTTATAACCAATATGGACAATTTATTCGCAAGTTTGGTTCTTGTGTCTTACAGCATCCTCGTGGCATTACTGTTGATGTCAAAGGAAGAATTGTTATTGTTGAGTGCAAAGTTATGCGTGTAATTATCTTTGATCAGTTTGGTGCCGTGATAAACAAATTTGGTTGCTCACAACATTTAGAATTTCCAAATGGAGTTGTGGTGAATGATAAAGAGGAAATCTTTATAAGTGACAACCGTGCTCATTGTGTGAAAGTCTTTGATTATGCTGGAGTATTTTTGCGTCAAGTTGGTGGTGAAGGAATTACCAATTATCCAATTGGTGTGGGAATAAATTCAAACGGGGCCATAGTAATCGCTGACAACCATAACAATTTCAATGTCACAATATTTACACAATCTGGTCAGCTTATAAACGCTCTGGAAAGTAAAGTGAAGCATGCTCAGTGTTTTGATGTGGCTCTTCTCAATGGCAGTTCAATAATCCTTGCTAGTAAGGATTATAGGATTTATATATACCGTTACTCTAATTATAGACAACATTCTGTGTtgtga